The Verrucomicrobiales bacterium DNA segment CGAGCCGTATGAATACCTTAAGGACGTGCTCACTAGGCTTCCATCGACGACGAATCATACCGTGGGCGAACTGACGCCGATCAAGTGGAAAGAGGCTCGCACGATAAGCGTCAGCCGAGCGGC contains these protein-coding regions:
- a CDS encoding transposase domain-containing protein: MFFGSEEAGQRNAVIYTLIANCRIHGIEPYEYLKDVLTRLPSTTNHTVGELTPIKWKEARTISVSRAA